In Humulus lupulus chromosome 7, drHumLupu1.1, whole genome shotgun sequence, the following are encoded in one genomic region:
- the LOC133791462 gene encoding probable indole-3-pyruvate monooxygenase YUCCA9: protein MAWLPLWLVDKLMLFLSWLVLGNIEKYGLKRPSTGPLTLKNTEGKTPVLDIGTLEKIKSGDITVVAGIKRFTRNQVELVDGETLDIDSVILATGYRSNVPLWLQEGEFLSKNGFPKAPFPQGWKGNAGLYAVGFTRRGLSGASFDNNGIN, encoded by the exons ATGGCATGGCTCCCACTCTGGCTCGTTGACAAGCTCATGTTGTTTTTGTCATGGTTGGTTCTCGGAAACATTGAAAAATATGGCCTAAAAAGACCTTCAACAGGACCATTAACGCTGAAAAACACAGAAGGAAAGACCCCAGTTTTAGATATTGGAACATTAGAGAAGATCAAATCCGGAGATATTACAGTCGTTGCTGGAATCAAGAGATTCACACGTAACCAAGTCGAACTCGTCGATGGCGAAACTCTCGACATTGACTCAGTCATTCTCGCCACTGGTTATCGCAGCAACGTTCCTTTATGGCTTCAG GAAGGTGAATTTTTGTCCAAAAATGGATTCCCCAAAGCCCCATTTCCACAAGGTTGGAAGGGAAATGCTGGTCTTTACGCAGTTGGGTTCACAAGGAGAGGGCTCTCTGGTGCTTCCTTCGATAATAATGGAATAAACTAA
- the LOC133791464 gene encoding RING-H2 finger protein ATL11-like, with protein MANSNLWFSKREEINALLLVLLLLSAAFAYIGAQPPTNSQNNTNGNDWLSSPKSEFMAYIFLAIVAILILVFLFIAIRTRCWPRGRAGGLDAAVLETFPTLAYWVVKRLKIGRGALICAVCSTEFEDDETLRLIPICDHVFHTNCIDKWLKSNATCPICRANLLPRPNESLHRPEFHTGTDIGSQNDAAAVEPEVEERIEDEQDPATEPDVSKTLNRNRTCGSRSRINDRQVFPAVSLNRSLVDPTGREY; from the coding sequence ATGGCAAACTCCAATTTATGGTTCTCCAAACGAGAAGAAATTAACGCACTTCTTCTTGTGTTACTTCTCTTGTCGGCGGCGTTCGCATACATTGGAGCTCAGCCTCCAACAAATTCTCAAAATAACACGAATGGGAATGACTGGCTTTCATCACCGAAATCTGAATTCATGGCGTATATCTTTCTAGCCATTGTAGCCATCTTGATTTTGGTATTCTTATTCATCGCCATTCGAACGAGGTGCTGGCCCCGAGGCAGAGCTGGAGGACTCGATGCGGCAGTTCTTGAGACGTTCCCCACTCTTGCGTATTGGGTGGTGAAGAGGCTCAAGATTGGAAGAGGCGCGCTGATTTGCGCCGTGTGTTCGACTGAGTTCGAAGACGATGAAACGCTGCGTTTAATCCCCATTTGCGATCACGTTTTCCACACCAATTGTATTGATAAGTGGCTCAAGTCGAACGCCACTTGCCCCATTTGCCGAGCCAATCTCCTACCCAGACCCAACGAGTCCCTGCACCGACCCGAATTCCACACCGGGACAGACATCGGATCCCAAAACGACGCCGCTGCAGTTGAACCGGAGGTTGAAGAAAGAATCGAAGACGAACAAGATCCCGCTACGGAACCCGATGTTTCAAAGACTTTAAATCGTAACCGTACATGTGGATCTCGATCAAGAATTAATGACAGGCAGGTTTTCCCCGCGGTCTCACTCAACCGGTCACTCGTCGATCCAACTGGGCGAGAATACTGA